From a region of the Argiope bruennichi chromosome 8, qqArgBrue1.1, whole genome shotgun sequence genome:
- the LOC129980930 gene encoding phosphatidylinositol 4-kinase type 2-beta-like isoform X2, with translation MDIEDMPSSGTLNDCLPDIALCPLNASSASDSTHESEPLINQMDSEPCCSINCFPEDLQFSAIVREAEHAIVHGVIPERIYQGSSGSYFVKNINNKKIGVFKPKDEEPYGRLNPKWTKWMHKICCPCCFGRSCLVPNQGYLSEAGASLVDQKLQLNIVPKTKVVHLVGESFNYSTLDRAKSRTKRNIIEKFPRYRCHFNRIGLPPKVGSFQLFVDGYLNADQWLRIFDSDPLPEHLQKQFHSQFERLVVLDYIIRNTDRGNDNWLIKYQKPDPSNENDKGEIKIAAIDNGLAFPFKHPDSWRAYPFHWAWLPMARIPFSSETRDLVLPQLSDMNFVQELCNDLFELFKMDRGFDRNIFEKQMSVLRGQILNLTQALKDAKSPLQLVQMPAVLIQRSRGRDKGRSRGGSDNFTQTFQSKSPFFSWC, from the exons atggatattgaag atatgCCATCTTCAGGAACACTCAATGACTGCTTGCCTGATATAGCTTTGTGCCCTTTAAATGCATCCAGTGCTTCTGATAGTACACATGAAAGTGAACcattaataaatcaaatggaTTCCGAACCTTGCTGTAGTATCAACTGCTTCCCCGAGGACCTTCAATTCTCTGCTATCGTTCGGGAAGCTGAACATGCTATTGTTCATGGGGTGATACCTGAGCGCATTTACCAGGGCTCGAGTGGAAGTTACTTTGTTAAAAACATTAACAATAAGAAGATTGGAGTATTTAAACCTAAAGATGAAGAACCTTATGGACGACTCAACCCCAAATGGACGAAATGGATGCACAAGATTTGTTGTCCGTGCTGCTTTGGACGTAGTTGTCTAGTACCGAACCAGGGATATCTCTCGGAAGCTGGAGCTTCCCTAGTAGATCAGAAGCTTCAGCTGAATATAGTCCCCAAAACCAAAGTTGTGCATCTAGTCGGTGAATCTTTCAATTATTCTACTCTAGACAGAGCCAAATCCCGgactaaaagaaatataattgagaAGTTCCCAAGATACCGCTGTCACTTCAATCGAATTGGACTGCCTCCAAAGGTTGGATCATTTCAACTCTTTGTCGATGGGTATCTTAATGCCGATCAGTGGTTGCGAATATTTGATTCAGATCCCCTTCCAGAACACTTGCAGAAACAATTCCATTCTCAGTTCGAAAGGCTTGTCGTGTTAGATTACATTATTAGAAATACTGACCGAGGTAATGATAATTGGCTCATTAAATACCAAAAACCTGATCCATCCAATGAAAATGACAAAGGCGAGATTAAGATTGCAGCAATTGATAATGGATTAGCTTTTCCTTTTAAGCATCCCGATTCTTGGAGGGCTTATCCTTTTCATTGGGCGTGGTTGCCCATGGCAAGAATACCCTTCTCTTCAGAAACCAGAGATTTAGTTTTGCCACAGCTCTCTGACATGAATTTTGTCCAGGAGCTTTGCAATgatctttttgaattattcaagaTGGATAGAggatttgatagaaatatttttgagaagcAAATGTCTGTTTTGCGAGGCCAGATCCTGAATTTGACTCAAGCCTTGAAAGATGCAAAGTCTCCTCTCCAGTTGGTTCAGATGCCTGCAGTTTTGATTCAGAGAAGCAGAGGAAGAGATAAAGGACGTTCAAGAGGAGGAAGTGATAATTTTACACAGACTTTCCAAAGCAAATCTCCGTTCTTCTCCTGGTGTTAA
- the LOC129980930 gene encoding phosphatidylinositol 4-kinase type 2-beta-like isoform X1, whose product MVVFCVVLLNMPSSGTLNDCLPDIALCPLNASSASDSTHESEPLINQMDSEPCCSINCFPEDLQFSAIVREAEHAIVHGVIPERIYQGSSGSYFVKNINNKKIGVFKPKDEEPYGRLNPKWTKWMHKICCPCCFGRSCLVPNQGYLSEAGASLVDQKLQLNIVPKTKVVHLVGESFNYSTLDRAKSRTKRNIIEKFPRYRCHFNRIGLPPKVGSFQLFVDGYLNADQWLRIFDSDPLPEHLQKQFHSQFERLVVLDYIIRNTDRGNDNWLIKYQKPDPSNENDKGEIKIAAIDNGLAFPFKHPDSWRAYPFHWAWLPMARIPFSSETRDLVLPQLSDMNFVQELCNDLFELFKMDRGFDRNIFEKQMSVLRGQILNLTQALKDAKSPLQLVQMPAVLIQRSRGRDKGRSRGGSDNFTQTFQSKSPFFSWC is encoded by the exons ATGGTCGTGTTTTGTGTAGTATTATTAA atatgCCATCTTCAGGAACACTCAATGACTGCTTGCCTGATATAGCTTTGTGCCCTTTAAATGCATCCAGTGCTTCTGATAGTACACATGAAAGTGAACcattaataaatcaaatggaTTCCGAACCTTGCTGTAGTATCAACTGCTTCCCCGAGGACCTTCAATTCTCTGCTATCGTTCGGGAAGCTGAACATGCTATTGTTCATGGGGTGATACCTGAGCGCATTTACCAGGGCTCGAGTGGAAGTTACTTTGTTAAAAACATTAACAATAAGAAGATTGGAGTATTTAAACCTAAAGATGAAGAACCTTATGGACGACTCAACCCCAAATGGACGAAATGGATGCACAAGATTTGTTGTCCGTGCTGCTTTGGACGTAGTTGTCTAGTACCGAACCAGGGATATCTCTCGGAAGCTGGAGCTTCCCTAGTAGATCAGAAGCTTCAGCTGAATATAGTCCCCAAAACCAAAGTTGTGCATCTAGTCGGTGAATCTTTCAATTATTCTACTCTAGACAGAGCCAAATCCCGgactaaaagaaatataattgagaAGTTCCCAAGATACCGCTGTCACTTCAATCGAATTGGACTGCCTCCAAAGGTTGGATCATTTCAACTCTTTGTCGATGGGTATCTTAATGCCGATCAGTGGTTGCGAATATTTGATTCAGATCCCCTTCCAGAACACTTGCAGAAACAATTCCATTCTCAGTTCGAAAGGCTTGTCGTGTTAGATTACATTATTAGAAATACTGACCGAGGTAATGATAATTGGCTCATTAAATACCAAAAACCTGATCCATCCAATGAAAATGACAAAGGCGAGATTAAGATTGCAGCAATTGATAATGGATTAGCTTTTCCTTTTAAGCATCCCGATTCTTGGAGGGCTTATCCTTTTCATTGGGCGTGGTTGCCCATGGCAAGAATACCCTTCTCTTCAGAAACCAGAGATTTAGTTTTGCCACAGCTCTCTGACATGAATTTTGTCCAGGAGCTTTGCAATgatctttttgaattattcaagaTGGATAGAggatttgatagaaatatttttgagaagcAAATGTCTGTTTTGCGAGGCCAGATCCTGAATTTGACTCAAGCCTTGAAAGATGCAAAGTCTCCTCTCCAGTTGGTTCAGATGCCTGCAGTTTTGATTCAGAGAAGCAGAGGAAGAGATAAAGGACGTTCAAGAGGAGGAAGTGATAATTTTACACAGACTTTCCAAAGCAAATCTCCGTTCTTCTCCTGGTGTTAA
- the LOC129980930 gene encoding phosphatidylinositol 4-kinase type 2-beta-like isoform X3 has protein sequence MPSSGTLNDCLPDIALCPLNASSASDSTHESEPLINQMDSEPCCSINCFPEDLQFSAIVREAEHAIVHGVIPERIYQGSSGSYFVKNINNKKIGVFKPKDEEPYGRLNPKWTKWMHKICCPCCFGRSCLVPNQGYLSEAGASLVDQKLQLNIVPKTKVVHLVGESFNYSTLDRAKSRTKRNIIEKFPRYRCHFNRIGLPPKVGSFQLFVDGYLNADQWLRIFDSDPLPEHLQKQFHSQFERLVVLDYIIRNTDRGNDNWLIKYQKPDPSNENDKGEIKIAAIDNGLAFPFKHPDSWRAYPFHWAWLPMARIPFSSETRDLVLPQLSDMNFVQELCNDLFELFKMDRGFDRNIFEKQMSVLRGQILNLTQALKDAKSPLQLVQMPAVLIQRSRGRDKGRSRGGSDNFTQTFQSKSPFFSWC, from the coding sequence atgCCATCTTCAGGAACACTCAATGACTGCTTGCCTGATATAGCTTTGTGCCCTTTAAATGCATCCAGTGCTTCTGATAGTACACATGAAAGTGAACcattaataaatcaaatggaTTCCGAACCTTGCTGTAGTATCAACTGCTTCCCCGAGGACCTTCAATTCTCTGCTATCGTTCGGGAAGCTGAACATGCTATTGTTCATGGGGTGATACCTGAGCGCATTTACCAGGGCTCGAGTGGAAGTTACTTTGTTAAAAACATTAACAATAAGAAGATTGGAGTATTTAAACCTAAAGATGAAGAACCTTATGGACGACTCAACCCCAAATGGACGAAATGGATGCACAAGATTTGTTGTCCGTGCTGCTTTGGACGTAGTTGTCTAGTACCGAACCAGGGATATCTCTCGGAAGCTGGAGCTTCCCTAGTAGATCAGAAGCTTCAGCTGAATATAGTCCCCAAAACCAAAGTTGTGCATCTAGTCGGTGAATCTTTCAATTATTCTACTCTAGACAGAGCCAAATCCCGgactaaaagaaatataattgagaAGTTCCCAAGATACCGCTGTCACTTCAATCGAATTGGACTGCCTCCAAAGGTTGGATCATTTCAACTCTTTGTCGATGGGTATCTTAATGCCGATCAGTGGTTGCGAATATTTGATTCAGATCCCCTTCCAGAACACTTGCAGAAACAATTCCATTCTCAGTTCGAAAGGCTTGTCGTGTTAGATTACATTATTAGAAATACTGACCGAGGTAATGATAATTGGCTCATTAAATACCAAAAACCTGATCCATCCAATGAAAATGACAAAGGCGAGATTAAGATTGCAGCAATTGATAATGGATTAGCTTTTCCTTTTAAGCATCCCGATTCTTGGAGGGCTTATCCTTTTCATTGGGCGTGGTTGCCCATGGCAAGAATACCCTTCTCTTCAGAAACCAGAGATTTAGTTTTGCCACAGCTCTCTGACATGAATTTTGTCCAGGAGCTTTGCAATgatctttttgaattattcaagaTGGATAGAggatttgatagaaatatttttgagaagcAAATGTCTGTTTTGCGAGGCCAGATCCTGAATTTGACTCAAGCCTTGAAAGATGCAAAGTCTCCTCTCCAGTTGGTTCAGATGCCTGCAGTTTTGATTCAGAGAAGCAGAGGAAGAGATAAAGGACGTTCAAGAGGAGGAAGTGATAATTTTACACAGACTTTCCAAAGCAAATCTCCGTTCTTCTCCTGGTGTTAA